Proteins encoded together in one Musa acuminata AAA Group cultivar baxijiao chromosome BXJ3-6, Cavendish_Baxijiao_AAA, whole genome shotgun sequence window:
- the LOC135641540 gene encoding nod factor hydrolase protein 1-like, whose protein sequence is MAWREHIAFLLLITLFFPSIFSLSNCAVAARRTLMGQPAVKAGYWPTWTFSYSPPSSVQFSYFTHVFYAFVQVDSATFGLSIAADDDRMLRNFTAAIHAHPPVKSLLSIGGGDSNSAFAALAADPASRSAFINSTITVAREYGLDGLDLDWEFPKDAKEMADFSALLLEWQAAVVSEAAATGRPRLLLTAAVYFAPRFFLSDDQRSYPIEQMATALDWINAMCYDFHGSWDTTATGEHAALYDPNSNISTSYGLESWVAAGMPKKKVAMGMPLYGKTWKLKDPSQNGIGAPAVGVGPGENGVLVYSEVVAFNKNTSATVVHDEVTTAAYSYAGTSWVGYDDPWSVTRKINYAQRLGIGGYFFWAIGYDKDWSVSRTAWRAWKNK, encoded by the exons ATGGCGTGGAGAGAACACATTgccttcctcctcctcatcaccCTCTTCTTCCCTTCCATCTTCTCTTTGTCAAATTGTGCTGTTGCAGCAAGGCGAACGCTCATGGGGCAACCTGCGGTCAAAGCAGGCTATTGGCCGACATGGACGTTCTCTTATTCTCCACCCTCCTCCGTTCAGTTCTCCTACTTCACCCACGTCTTCTACGCCTTCGTCCAGGTCGATTCAGCCACCTTCGGGCTCTCCATCGCCGCCGACGACGACCGCATGCTCAGGAACTTCACCGCCGCCATCCACGCTCACCCACCCGTCAAAAGCCTGCTCTCGATAGGCGGCGGCGACAGCAATTCCGCCTTCGCGGCGCTAGCCGCCGATCCCGCCTCCCGCTCCGCCTTCATCAACTCCACCATCACCGTCGCCCGCGAGTATGGCCTCGACGGCCTCGACCTCGACTGGGAGTTCCCAAAGGACGCCAAGGAGATGGCCGACTTCAGCGCGCTCCTCCTCGAGTGGCAAGCCGCGGTGGTGTCCGAGGCTGCGGCCACCGGCCGCCCGCGCCTCCTCCTCACGGCGGCCGTCTACTTCGCGCCGCGCTTCTTCCTCAGCGACGACCAGAGGTCGTACCCGATCGAGCAAATGGCCACGGCGCTCGACTGGATCAACGCGATGTGCTACGACTTTCACGGCTCGTGGGACACGACGGCCACCGGCGAGCACGCGGCGCTGTACGACCCGAACAGCAACATAAGCACGAGCTACGGGCTGGAGTCGTGGGTGGCCGCCGGAATGCCGAAGAAGAAGGTGGCGATGGGCATGCCGCTCTACGGGAAGACGTGGAAGCTCAAGGACCCGAGCCAGAACGGCATCGGCGCGCCGGCAGTGGGAGTCGGCCCCGGGGAAAACGGGGTGCTCGTGTACTCCGAGGTGGTGGCGTTCAACAAGAACACAAGCGCGACGGTGGTGCACGACGAAGTGACGACGGCGGCTTACTCCTACGCCGGGACGAGCTGGGTCGGCTACGACGATCCGTGGTCGGTGACGAGGAAGATAAACTATGCCCAGCGGCTCGGCATCGGCGGCTACTTCTTTTGGGCAATCGGATACGACAAAGATTGGAGTGTCTCCAGAACAG CTTGGCGTGCATGGAAAAATAAGTGA
- the LOC135641539 gene encoding aspartate aminotransferase, chloroplastic-like has product MASALASVALSAPFFRAVPLPENSMFQRIGAEKKHGNPLFKGKDFRRVSMTVSVNVSRFEGVTMAPPDPILGVSEAFRADTNDLKLNLGVGAYRTEELQPYVLNVVKKAEKLMLERGENKEYLPIEGLAAFNKVTAELLFGADNSVIQEGRVATIQGLSGTGSLRLAAAFIQRYFPDAKALISSPTWGNHKNIFNDARVPWSEYRYYDPRTVGLDFDGMVADIKAAPDGSFVLLHGCAHNPTGIDPTTEQWEKIADVIQEKNHIPFFDVAYQGFASGSLDADAYSVRLFVKRGFELLVAQSYSKNLGLYAERIGAINVVCSSSDAGTRVKSQLKRLARPMYSNPPVHGARIVANVVGDPILFNEWKQEMELMAGRIKNVRQRLYENLSQKDKSGKDWSFVLKQIGMFSYTGLHKAQSDHMTDKWHIYMTKDGRISLAGLSLSKCEYLADAIIDSFHNVD; this is encoded by the exons ATGGCCTCGGCGCTGGCTTCAGTCGCCCTCTCCGCGCCCTTCTTCAGGGCGGTGCCCCTTCCAGAAAACTCCATGTTCCAG CGCATTGGAGCTGAGAAGAAACACGGCAATCCCCTTTTCAAGGGGAAG GATTTCAGAAGAGTTAGTATGACTGTCTCAGTAAATGTTTCTCGTTTCGAGGGTGTTACCATGGCTCCTCCGGATCCAATTCTTGGGGTTTCTGAGGCATTCAGAGCTGACACAAATGACCTGAAACTTAATCTTGGTGTGGGAGCTTACAGGACAGAAGAACTTCAACCATATGTGCTAAATGTAGTTAAAAAG GCAGAAAAGCTTATGCTGGAAAGAGGAGAAAACAAGGAG TATCTTCCTATTGAAGGTTTGGCTGCATTTAATAAGGTTACTGCAGAACTATTATTTGGAGCAGATAATTCTGTTATCCAGGAAGGAAGG GTTGCTACCATTCAAGGACTTTCAGGGACTGGTTCTCTTCGGCTTGCAGCAGCTTTTATACAACGATATTTTCCTGATGCAAAAGCTTTGATATCCTCTCCAACTTGGG GTAATCACAAGAACATTTTCAATGATGCTAGGGTTCCCTGGTCTGAATATCGATATTATGATCCTAGGACAGTTGGGTTGGACTTTGATGGAATGGTAGCCGATATTAAG gcTGCACCAGATGGATCTTTTGTCCTGTTACATGGATGTGCACACAATCCAACAGGAATTGATCCAACTACTGAGCAGTGGGAAAAGATTGCTGATGTCATTCAAGAGAAGAATCACATCCCTTTCTTTGATGTTGCATACCAG GGTTTTGCTAGTGGAAGCCTTGACGCAGATGCATACTCTGTTAGACTGTTTGTCAAACGTGGTTTCGAGCTTCTGGTTGCTCAGTCTTACAGTAAAAATTTAGGTTTGTATGCAGAAAGGATTGGAGCCATTAATGTTGTTTGCTCATCTTCAGATGCTGGTACAAG GGTGAAAAGCCAACTGAAAAGGCTAGCCCGGCCTATGTATTCAAATCCTCCTGTTCATGGTGCTAGAATAGTTGCCAATGTTGTTGGAGATCCAATTCTTTTTAATGAATGGAAACAAGAGATGGAACTAATGGCTGGTCGAATAAAGAATGTAAGGCAGAGACTCTATGAGAATCTCTCTCAGAAAGATAAAAGTGGGAAGGATTGGTCTTTTGTCCTCAAGCAAATCGGCATGTTCTCATATACTGGTTTGCACAAAGCACAG AGCGACCATATGACGGACAAATGGCACATTTACATGACAAAGGATGGAAGAATATCTTTGGCTGGACTCTCCCTGTCTAAATGTGAATACCTTGCAGATGCCATAATCGATTCATTCCACAACGTCGACTAG
- the LOC135639919 gene encoding inorganic phosphate transporter 1-4-like, with amino-acid sequence MAGEQLQVLNALDVAKTQWYHFTAIIIAGMGFFTDAYDLFSISLVTKLLGRVYYHVDGSPTPGTLPPNVSSAVNGVAFVGTLSGQLFFGWLGDKLGRKRVYGMTLLLMIISSVASGLSLGHTSKGVMSTLCFFRFWLGFGIGGDYPLSATIMSEYSNKRTRGAFIAAVFAMQGFGILAGGMVTIVVSGIFKNRFPAPAYAVDPIGSTVPQADYVWRIILMFGAVPAVMTLYSRLKMPETARYTALVARDAKQAAADMSKVLQVELEDEAAKVQQITTAQSNNYGLFSKAFLRRHGAHLLGTTTTWLLLDIAYYSQNLFQKDIFSAIGWIPKNTTMNALEELYRIARAQTLIALCGTVPGYWFTVAFIDVLGRFTIQLLGFFMMTVFMLGLAIPYHHWTTPGNQIGFIVMYGFTFFFANFGPNSTTFIVPAEIFPARVRSTCHGISAASGKLGAIVGSFGFLYLAQSQDPAKVDAGYSTGIGVRNSLFMLAGCNILGCLFTFLVPESKGKSLEEMSGEKEEEEEQVQAGSNGGTLPV; translated from the coding sequence ATGGCCGGGGAGCAATTGCAGGTCCTGAACGCCCTCGACGTCGCCAAGACGCAATGGTACCATTTCACGGCCATCATCATCGCCGGCATGGGCTTCTTCACCGACGCCTACGACCTCTTCTCCATCTCTCTCGTTACCAAGCTGCTAGGCCGCGTCTACTACCACGTCGATGGCTCCCCCACCCCGGGTACACTCCCTCCTAACGTCTCCTCTGCCGTCAACGGCGTCGCCTTCGTCGGCACCCTCTCCGGCCAGCTCTTCTTCGGCTGGCTCGGCGACAAGCTCGGCCGCAAGCGCGTCTACGGCATGACGCTCCTGCTCATGATCATCTCCTCCGTCGCCTCCGGCCTCTCCCTTGGCCACACCTCCAAGGGCGTCATGTCCACCCTCTGCTTCTTCCGATTCTGGCTCGGCTTCGGCATCGGCGGCGACTACCCCCTCTCCGCCACCATCATGTCCGAGTACTCCAACAAGAGAACCCGCGGCGCGTTCATCGCGGCGGTTTTTGCGATGCAGGGCTTCGGCATTCTTGCAGGCGGAATGGTCACCATCGTCGTCTCCGGCATCTTCAAGAACCGGTTCCCGGCGCCTGCGTACGCCGTCGACCCGATCGGATCCACGGTGCCTCAGGCCGACTACGTGTGGCGCATCATTCTCATGTTCGGAGCCGTGCCGGCGGTGATGACTTTGTACTCCCGGTTGAAGATGCCGGAGACCGCCCGCTACACCGCGCTCGTGGCCAGGGACGCGAAGCAAGCAGCGGCGGACATGTCGAAGGTCCTCCAGGTAGAGCTGGAGGATGAGGCGGCGAAGGTGCAGCAGATCACCACCGCCCAATCCAACAACtacgggctcttctccaaggcctTCCTCCGCCGCCACGGCGCCCACCTGCTAGGCACTACCACCACCTGGCTCCTCCTCGACATCGCGTACTACAGCCAGAACCTGTTCCAGAAGGACATCTTCAGCGCGATCGGCTGGATTCCGAAGAACACCACCATGAACGCGCTCGAGGAGCTCTACCGCATCGCCCGGGCGCAGACGCTGATCGCCCTCTGCGGCACCGTGCCGGGCTACTGGTTCACGGTGGCCTTCATCGACGTCCTCGGCCGCTTCACTATCCAGCTCCTCGGCTTCTTCATGATGACCGTCTTCATGCTCGGCCTCGCCATCCCCTACCACCACTGGACCACCCCCGGCAACCAGATCGGCTTCATCGTCATGTACGGCTTCACCTTCTTCTTCGCCAACTTCGGGCCCAACAGCACCACCTTCATTGTGCCGGCGGAGATCTTCCCCGCGCGAGTGCGGTCCACCTGCCACGGCATCTCGGCGGCGTCAGGCAAACTGGGGGCGATCGTCGGCTCTTTCGGGTTCCTCTACCTGGCGCAAAGCCAGGACCCGGCAAAGGTGGACGCTGGCTACTCGACCGGCATCGGAGTGAGGAACTCGCTGTTCATGCTCGCCGGATGCAACATCTTGGGCTGCTTGTTCACCTTCCTGGTGCCGGAGTCTAAAGGCAAGTCACTGGAGGAGATGTCCggcgagaaggaagaggaggaagagcagGTGCAGGCGGGCAGCAACGGCGGCACTCTCCCAGTTTAG